In a single window of the Sinobacterium caligoides genome:
- a CDS encoding NAD(P)H-hydrate dehydratase, giving the protein MMNRKSVAPPYYSLAALCSLGRELPLYTAEQARAIDAAEIQRLGSDGLLLMRRAAEALMAFVVATYPRQRMSIFCGGGNNGGDGWLLALLAHRAGWSVEVLSVAEPGSLSGDARCAYDEARQAGVVYREWSGDAVEEGVVVDALFGSGLNRPIVGHQLRAVRCINRLSLPVLAVDIPSGLCADSGAVLGDAVRADYTMSLVVLKKGLLTGRARAFTGELLLAALGVDEAVSSAPASHYTVMPLPVSLPRRSAVAHKGESGRLVLIGGSANTAGAIIMAAESALLSGAGLITVLTSAATVAPLLARCPEVMPVVVEKVSDEVIERKLASADAVVIGPGLGVDSWARELLSRALRCAAPLVLDADALSLLAEYKELRGVLTEAAILTPHPGEAARLLGTTVAAVESDRYAAVASLRQLYRTRVLLKGAGSLMMARGKVAVCPYGNAGMASGGYGDVLSGVLGALLVQGLAVDTALTIAVNLHAAAADRLESRQGQVGMRPTELSVEIRELINSLVS; this is encoded by the coding sequence ATGATGAACAGAAAGTCAGTTGCTCCGCCTTATTATTCACTGGCCGCACTCTGCAGTCTGGGGCGTGAGCTGCCGTTGTATACAGCAGAGCAAGCAAGGGCGATCGATGCGGCCGAGATTCAGCGCTTAGGCAGTGATGGTTTGCTATTGATGCGCCGGGCGGCAGAGGCCTTGATGGCTTTTGTGGTGGCGACTTACCCGCGGCAACGGATGAGTATTTTTTGTGGTGGAGGTAACAACGGTGGTGATGGCTGGCTCCTCGCGTTGTTGGCACATCGTGCGGGGTGGTCTGTCGAGGTGCTCAGTGTGGCAGAGCCTGGCTCGTTATCGGGTGATGCGCGATGTGCCTACGATGAGGCACGGCAGGCGGGGGTGGTCTATCGAGAGTGGTCTGGTGACGCTGTTGAGGAGGGGGTAGTGGTCGATGCTCTGTTTGGTTCGGGCTTGAACCGTCCTATCGTCGGTCATCAACTACGGGCAGTACGATGCATCAACCGATTGTCACTGCCTGTGTTGGCGGTCGATATTCCTAGCGGTCTCTGTGCTGACAGTGGTGCGGTGCTCGGAGACGCCGTTCGAGCCGACTATACGATGAGTCTTGTGGTGTTGAAAAAAGGCCTGTTGACGGGGAGGGCGAGAGCCTTTACGGGAGAGCTTCTCCTAGCCGCGCTAGGGGTCGACGAGGCAGTCTCCAGCGCACCTGCCTCACATTACACTGTAATGCCATTGCCAGTTTCTCTGCCGAGGCGTTCAGCTGTCGCTCACAAGGGGGAGAGCGGCCGTCTGGTGTTAATTGGCGGCAGTGCGAACACAGCAGGGGCGATTATCATGGCGGCCGAGTCGGCGTTGTTGAGTGGTGCTGGTCTGATTACCGTGTTGACATCGGCGGCGACGGTTGCACCGTTGTTAGCCCGCTGCCCAGAGGTGATGCCTGTGGTAGTGGAGAAGGTGTCAGATGAAGTGATTGAGCGTAAGTTGGCTTCTGCGGACGCTGTTGTCATCGGCCCGGGGTTGGGGGTGGACAGTTGGGCTCGAGAGCTGCTGTCACGGGCGTTGCGTTGTGCTGCACCGTTGGTGCTCGATGCCGATGCGCTAAGCCTGTTGGCTGAGTATAAAGAGTTGCGAGGGGTGTTGACGGAGGCGGCTATCTTGACGCCGCATCCCGGTGAGGCGGCGAGGCTGCTCGGTACGACGGTGGCGGCAGTGGAGTCTGATCGCTATGCGGCGGTGGCATCGTTGCGGCAGCTTTATCGTACAAGAGTTTTGTTGAAGGGGGCGGGCTCGCTGATGATGGCTCGAGGAAAAGTGGCAGTTTGCCCCTATGGCAATGCAGGTATGGCCTCAGGGGGGTATGGCGATGTGTTGAGTGGTGTCCTTGGTGCGTTGTTGGTGCAGGGCTTGGCAGTCGATACGGCACTGACTATCGCTGTGAACCTCCATGCCGCCGCAGCCGATCGTCTGGAGTCGAGGCAGGGGCAGGTGGGTATGCGGCCGACAGAATTGTCGGTGGAGATTCGCGAGTTGATCAATAGCTTAGTATCATGA
- the tsaE gene encoding tRNA (adenosine(37)-N6)-threonylcarbamoyltransferase complex ATPase subunit type 1 TsaE: MSELIAGSFLAPDELKLLQLGGALSRCDCRGVVLYLCGELGMGKTTFSRGVITGFGHRGAVKSPTYTLVEPYEFSGVDVYHFDLYRLGDPEELEYMGIRDYFTPRSLCLIEWPVRGQGVLQRADIELTLNLAGMGRELVWRALSERGAALARAWSDLI, translated from the coding sequence ATGAGTGAGTTAATAGCCGGTAGTTTTTTGGCGCCCGATGAGTTGAAGCTATTGCAGCTTGGCGGCGCGCTTTCTCGCTGTGATTGTCGCGGGGTGGTCCTGTATCTGTGTGGCGAGCTCGGCATGGGCAAGACGACGTTTAGTCGCGGTGTAATTACAGGCTTTGGCCACAGGGGGGCGGTAAAGAGTCCAACCTATACACTGGTTGAGCCCTACGAGTTTAGCGGTGTCGATGTTTACCATTTCGACCTCTATCGACTTGGTGACCCGGAAGAGCTCGAATATATGGGGATTCGTGATTACTTCACGCCGAGGAGTTTGTGTTTGATCGAATGGCCGGTTCGGGGGCAAGGGGTGCTGCAGCGAGCGGATATAGAATTGACCCTCAACTTGGCTGGAATGGGTCGTGAGTTGGTGTGGCGGGCGTTGAGTGAGCGCGGTGCTGCGCTGGCTCGTGCATGGTCTGATTTGATATGA
- the mutL gene encoding DNA mismatch repair endonuclease MutL codes for MAEIHALSPRLANQIAAGEVVERPASVIKELIENSLDAGADKIDVEVDAGGIKRMRVRDNGCGISEEDLPLALARHATSKINTLDDLEGVVTLGFRGEALASISSVSRLSLTSNSSGSGAGWCASSSGREMEVELTPAAHPLGTTIEVKDLFFNTPARRKFLRTEKTEFGHLEEVIKRQALGCFDIGFQLTHNGRVIHALRKATSLAERERRVASICSPAFMENAVYIDTEAVGMRLHGWVALPTFSRSQADLQYFFVNGRVIRDRLVAHAIKQAYRDVLYGGRHSAFVLYLEVDPKVVDVNVHPTKHEVRFRDGRTVHNFLFSSLHRALADVGPKDHLHAAQEREQRTDAEVTAREATLTPASRGVFAGQAVMELREPRPQSPSQVREQVNGYNQLHGSSPGSFVAQSNAVDEKQGVEVGGEIPPLGYALAQLKGIYILAEGADGLIVVDMHAAHERITYERMKVSWSGDGIRSQPLLVPLAVSVSVSEAECSDLHQPLLASLGLGIERVSDESLVIREVPIMLAAGDVEQLLRGVLSDLTEFGNSDRIEAHINEILSTMACHGSVRANRRLTIPEMNALLRDMEQTERSGQCNHGRPTWSSMSMQELDKLFLRGR; via the coding sequence ATGGCAGAGATACATGCACTTAGTCCACGGCTAGCGAACCAAATTGCGGCAGGAGAGGTGGTTGAACGCCCTGCCTCTGTGATCAAGGAGTTGATTGAAAATAGTCTCGACGCGGGGGCAGATAAGATTGATGTAGAGGTCGATGCTGGCGGCATTAAACGCATGCGTGTCCGTGATAACGGTTGCGGTATTTCCGAGGAGGATTTACCTCTAGCGTTAGCGCGCCACGCTACAAGTAAGATTAATACTTTGGACGACCTCGAGGGTGTAGTAACTCTCGGTTTTCGTGGGGAGGCTCTAGCCTCTATTAGCTCTGTATCGCGGCTATCGCTTACCTCGAATAGCTCCGGTAGTGGGGCGGGTTGGTGTGCCTCGAGTAGTGGGCGAGAGATGGAGGTCGAATTAACGCCGGCTGCTCACCCCCTGGGCACAACTATCGAGGTCAAAGACCTGTTTTTCAATACACCGGCGAGAAGGAAGTTTCTCCGTACCGAGAAGACCGAGTTTGGTCATTTGGAGGAGGTCATTAAGCGTCAGGCGCTAGGCTGCTTTGATATTGGCTTTCAGTTGACGCATAACGGTCGAGTGATTCACGCCTTGAGGAAGGCGACTTCGCTGGCGGAGCGGGAGCGCCGTGTGGCCTCGATCTGTTCACCAGCCTTCATGGAAAACGCCGTCTACATTGATACGGAAGCCGTGGGTATGCGCCTGCACGGTTGGGTCGCGTTGCCTACTTTTTCGCGCAGTCAGGCCGATTTACAGTACTTCTTTGTTAACGGCAGGGTGATACGTGATCGCCTTGTCGCGCATGCGATCAAGCAAGCCTATCGCGATGTGTTGTATGGTGGTAGACACAGTGCCTTTGTGTTGTATTTAGAGGTTGACCCGAAAGTGGTCGATGTGAACGTTCATCCGACGAAACACGAAGTGCGCTTTCGTGATGGTCGTACGGTGCATAACTTTCTCTTTAGCAGTCTGCATAGGGCGCTTGCTGATGTGGGGCCGAAAGACCACCTGCACGCAGCTCAAGAACGTGAGCAACGTACCGATGCAGAGGTGACGGCTCGCGAAGCCACGTTGACGCCTGCCTCACGGGGGGTTTTTGCCGGCCAGGCGGTGATGGAGCTGCGAGAGCCTAGGCCGCAGTCGCCGAGCCAGGTTCGAGAGCAGGTGAATGGTTATAATCAACTGCATGGTAGCTCGCCGGGCTCGTTCGTGGCGCAATCTAACGCGGTAGACGAGAAGCAAGGTGTTGAGGTGGGCGGTGAAATACCGCCGCTGGGTTATGCATTGGCGCAGTTGAAAGGTATCTATATCTTGGCTGAAGGTGCTGACGGGCTTATCGTGGTCGATATGCATGCGGCACATGAGCGTATTACCTATGAGCGGATGAAGGTGTCTTGGTCGGGTGATGGTATTCGTTCGCAACCACTGCTGGTGCCGCTGGCGGTTTCTGTGAGTGTGAGTGAGGCGGAGTGTAGTGATCTGCATCAGCCGTTGTTGGCGAGCCTGGGGCTGGGTATTGAGCGTGTTAGTGATGAGTCGCTGGTGATTCGAGAGGTGCCGATTATGCTAGCGGCCGGCGATGTCGAGCAGTTGTTACGGGGGGTGTTGAGCGATTTAACGGAGTTTGGCAATAGTGATCGTATTGAGGCGCACATCAATGAGATACTATCGACAATGGCCTGTCATGGTTCGGTGCGAGCTAATAGGCGCTTGACGATTCCCGAAATGAACGCTTTGTTACGCGACATGGAGCAGACGGAGCGTAGCGGTCAGTGTAACCATGGTCGGCCGACGTGGAGCAGCATGAGTATGCAGGAGCTCGATAAATTATTTTTACGCGGCCGTTAG
- a CDS encoding N-acetylmuramoyl-L-alanine amidase has protein sequence MPAQSDSQGPRWWSVLCVTALLLLTCTAQASDVVGARIWRAPDSTRLVLDLSAPVEHSLLTLSSPDRLVVDIKGGRLKSSSVLAKLDLASSPIKRIRSAVKDKHDLRIVLDLKERVKPRSFLLRADDNLNDRLVIDLYDRATAKVEVKKPSVNGKRDIIIAIDPGHGGEDPGASGPGGIKEKKVVFAIAKQLEAILKQQPGYRPFLTRTGDYYVGLSQRPALARKQRADMFVSIHADAFSSPKPRGASVFALSQRGSTSAMARHLADRENRADLAGGVTLSDKDDVLAGVLLDLSMTANLDASLKVGGKVLRGVGSFAHLHSKRVEQAGFAVLKSADIPSILVETGFISNPAEARKLATRSYQRKMAQAIFKGIDQYFTAHPPSGTLLAAKMSGRSKRYTVVAGDTLSGIAQRYRVSVSSLKRYNNMSSSVVRIGQHLNIPAS, from the coding sequence ATGCCCGCTCAGAGCGATAGTCAGGGGCCACGTTGGTGGTCCGTATTGTGTGTTACTGCTTTATTGTTGCTGACTTGTACGGCGCAGGCAAGCGACGTCGTTGGTGCGCGTATCTGGCGTGCGCCTGATAGCACCCGCCTCGTTTTAGATTTGAGTGCACCGGTAGAGCATAGCCTGTTGACGTTGTCCTCGCCGGATCGTTTAGTTGTCGATATTAAGGGGGGGCGGTTGAAGTCGAGCTCGGTGCTAGCGAAGCTTGATTTGGCGTCCTCACCGATCAAGCGTATTCGTTCTGCAGTAAAGGATAAGCATGATCTACGTATCGTCCTAGATTTAAAGGAAAGGGTTAAACCACGCAGTTTTTTGTTGCGTGCAGACGACAATTTAAACGACCGTCTAGTGATCGATCTTTATGATCGAGCGACAGCTAAGGTCGAAGTGAAAAAGCCAAGTGTCAATGGCAAGAGAGACATTATTATCGCCATCGACCCAGGTCATGGTGGCGAGGATCCTGGGGCCTCGGGGCCCGGCGGCATTAAAGAGAAGAAGGTGGTATTTGCCATTGCTAAGCAGCTCGAGGCAATCCTTAAACAGCAGCCGGGTTATCGCCCGTTTCTGACTCGTACTGGGGACTACTATGTTGGCTTAAGCCAGCGCCCGGCGCTCGCCCGCAAGCAGCGTGCTGACATGTTTGTGTCTATTCATGCCGACGCCTTCTCGAGCCCAAAGCCGCGTGGAGCTTCAGTTTTTGCCCTGTCGCAGCGTGGCTCGACATCGGCGATGGCGAGACATCTAGCAGACAGGGAGAACCGCGCCGACCTGGCGGGCGGGGTGACGCTGTCAGATAAAGACGATGTATTGGCAGGGGTACTGCTTGATTTGTCGATGACGGCGAATCTGGATGCTAGTTTAAAAGTTGGCGGCAAAGTTTTGCGTGGTGTCGGAAGTTTTGCGCATTTGCACAGTAAGCGGGTTGAACAGGCAGGTTTTGCTGTGTTGAAGTCGGCCGACATTCCGTCAATTCTTGTTGAGACGGGTTTTATCTCTAACCCTGCTGAGGCGAGGAAGCTGGCGACGCGGAGTTACCAGCGTAAAATGGCCCAGGCAATTTTTAAAGGTATCGATCAGTACTTCACTGCTCATCCGCCTTCTGGCACCTTGTTGGCCGCGAAGATGAGTGGCCGCTCTAAGCGTTACACGGTAGTGGCAGGTGACACGCTGAGTGGTATTGCGCAGCGTTATAGGGTAAGCGTGTCTTCGCTTAAACGGTATAATAATATGTCCAGTAGTGTTGTTCGTATCGGTCAGCACTTGAATATCCCAGCATCGTAG